In the genome of Rhizophagus irregularis chromosome 22, complete sequence, one region contains:
- a CDS encoding NADH-ubiquinone oxidoreductase 51 kDa subunit mitochondrial precursor — protein sequence MLKNSLLYKTCLRTTFVRSANFKGISKFATVQSETPVSRTYGGLKDQDRIFTNLYSRHDFGLEGAKKRGDWHKTKEILLKGHEWIIQEIKASGLRGRGGAGFPSGLKWSFMNKPSGDRPRYLVVNADEGEPGTCKDREIMRGDPHKLVEGCLVAGRAMNATAAYIYIRGEFYNEATNLQIAINEAYKDGLIGKNACGSGYDFDVFIHRGAGAYICGEETALIESLEGKQGKPRLKPPFPADVGLFGCPTTVANVETIAVAPTICRRKGEWFASFGREKNSGTKLYCISGHVNNPCTVEEEMSIPLKELIERHCGGVRGGWDNLLAIIPGGSSVPVIPKRICDDVLMDFDALRDVQSGLGTAAVIVMDKSTDIVSAISRLSAFYKHESCGQCTPCREGCKWLANTMSRFEKGSAVPREIDMIEELTKQIEGHTICALGDAAAWPVQGLIRHFRPELESRMKSFSAKNTDKDLSKFSSAAPGLDAGVA from the exons atgctaaaaaatagtcttttatataaaa CTTGCCTTCGAACTACCTTCGTTCGAAGTGCGAATTTTAAGGGTATTTCAAAATTTGCCACAGTTCAAAGTGAGACTCCTGTGAGTCGTACTTATGGAGGTCTAAAAGATCAAGATCGtattttcacaaatttatattcaCGTCATGATTTTGGATTAGAAGGTGCAAAAAAACGTGGCGACTGGCATAAAACTAAAGAGATACTTTTAAAGGGTCATGAATGGATTATACAAGAAATTAAAGCTTCAGGCTTAAGGGGTCGCGGTGGTGCCGGTTTTCCATCTGGTTTAAAATGGAGTTTTATGAATAAACCTTCGGGTGACAG ACCAAGATATTTGGTTGTTAATGCTGATGAAGGTGAACCAGGTACATGCAAGGATCGTGAGATTATGCGGGGTGATCCTCATAAATTGGTTGAAGGTTGTTTGGTTGCTGGTAGAGCAATGAATGCTACAGCAG catatatatatattagaggTGAATTCTATAATGAAGCTACTAATTTACAAATTGCAATAAATGAGGCATACAAAG ACGGCCTTATTGGCAAGAACGCTTGTGGATCCGGATATGATTTTGATGTATTTATTCATCGTGGAGCTGGTGCTTACATTTGTGGGGAAGAAACTGCCTTGATTGAATCCCTTGAAGGAAAACAAGGAAAACCCAGATTAAAGCCACCATTCCCGGCCGATGTAGGTTTATTTGGTTGTCCAACTACAGTAGCTAATGTGGAAACTATAGCTGTAGCACCTACTATCTGTAGACG AAAAGGTGAGTGGTTCGCTAGCTTTGGTCGTGAAAAAAATAGCGGTACAAAACTCTACTGTATATCTGGTCACGTAAACAATCCCTGTACCGTTGAgg AGGAAATGAGTATCCCACTTAAAGAGCTTATAGAACGCCACTGTGGTGGAGTACGTGGCGGTTGGGATAATCTTCTTGCTATTATACCTGGAGGTTCATCTGTTCCAGTAATTCCAAAACGCATTTGTGATGACGTTTT GATGGACTTTGATGCTTTGCGTGATGTTCAATCCGGTTTAGGTACCGCTGCTGTCATTGTTATGGATAAGTCTACTGATATTGTATCCGCAATATCTCGATTATCTGCCTTCTATAAACACGAAAGTTGTGGTCAATGCACACCATGTAGAGAAGGATGTAAATGGCTTGCGAATACGATGTCACGTTTCGAAAAAGGAAGTGCCGTTCCTAGAGAGATTGATATGATTGAAGAGTTAACCAAACAAATTGAAGGACATACTATTTGTG CTCTTGGTGACGCTGCTGCATGGCCAGTTCAAGGGTTAATCCGGCATTTTAGGCCAGAGTTGGAGTCTCGTATGAAATCTTTTTCTGCAAAGAATACAGATAAAGACTTATCAAAATTCTCTTCGGCAGCTCCTGGTCTTGATGCTGGAGTTGCATGA